The following coding sequences lie in one Arabidopsis thaliana chromosome 3, partial sequence genomic window:
- a CDS encoding RING/U-box superfamily protein (RING/U-box superfamily protein; FUNCTIONS IN: zinc ion binding, nucleic acid binding; INVOLVED IN: biological_process unknown; LOCATED IN: cellular_component unknown; CONTAINS InterPro DOMAIN/s: Zinc finger, RING-type (InterPro:IPR001841), Zinc finger, C3HC4 RING-type (InterPro:IPR018957); BEST Arabidopsis thaliana protein match is: RING/U-box superfamily protein (TAIR:AT5G45290.2); Has 35333 Blast hits to 34131 proteins in 2444 species: Archae - 798; Bacteria - 22429; Metazoa - 974; Fungi - 991; Plants - 531; Viruses - 0; Other Eukaryotes - 9610 (source: NCBI BLink).), producing the protein MKVLEKWLALLYPRVQGGEGREEECCSVCLMRMEAKDVIKSLPCSHEFHSLCVDTWFNVSRKICCPLCRFSPTTILLTDELLLWFSSFHF; encoded by the coding sequence atgaaggtTCTGGAGAAGTGGTTGGCCTTGCTGTACCCGAGAGTGCAgggaggagaaggaagagaggaagagtGTTGTAgtgtttgtttgatgagaATGGAGGCAAAAGATGTCATCAAGTCTCTACCTTGTTCCCATGAGTTTCATAGTCTCTGCGTCGATACGTGGTTCAATGTCAGCCGTAAGATTTGCTGTCCTCTTTGCCGTTTTTCACCCACTACCATCCTTCTTACCGATGAACTTCTCCtctggttttcttcttttcatttctgA
- a CDS encoding Pentatricopeptide repeat (PPR) superfamily protein (Pentatricopeptide repeat (PPR) superfamily protein; CONTAINS InterPro DOMAIN/s: Pentatricopeptide repeat (InterPro:IPR002885); BEST Arabidopsis thaliana protein match is: Pentatricopeptide repeat (PPR) superfamily protein (TAIR:AT3G62890.1); Has 32632 Blast hits to 12262 proteins in 174 species: Archae - 0; Bacteria - 0; Metazoa - 25; Fungi - 25; Plants - 32307; Viruses - 0; Other Eukaryotes - 275 (source: NCBI BLink).) yields the protein MAKASSIRQFVTSRFIVPGTGLLKGFKLVEDSNSITHLFQVHARLITSGNFWDSSWAIRLLKSSSRFGDSSYTVSIYRSIGKLYCANPVFKAYLVSSSPKQALGFYFDILRFGFVPDSYTFVSLISCIEKTCCVDSGKMCHGQAIKHGCDQVLPVQNSLMHMYTCCGALDLAKKLFVEIPKRDIVSWNSIIAGMVRNGDVLAAHKLFDEMPDKNIISWNIMISAYLGANNPGVSISLFREMVRAGFQGNESTLVLLLNACGRSARLKEGRSVHASLIRTFLNSSVVIDTALIDMYGKCKEVGLARRIFDSLSIRNKVTWNVMILAHCLHGRPEGGLELFEAMINGMLRPDEVTFVGVLCGCARAGLVSQGQSYYSLMVDEFQIKPNFGHQWCMANLYSSAGFPEEAEEALKNLPDEDVTPESTKWANLLSSSRFTGNPTLGESIAKSLIETDPLNYKYYHLLMNIYSVTGRWEDVNRVREMVKERKIGRIPGCGLVDLKEIVHGLRLGCKEAEKVFTETSLEKCYSDSPS from the coding sequence ATGGCAAAAGCTTCCTCTATTCGCCAATTCGTCACATCCAGATTCATCGTCCCCGGAACGGGTCTGCTTAAGGGTTTCAAACTTGTCGAAGATTCCAACTCTATTACACACCTCTTCCAAGTCCACGCGAGGCTAATCACCTCCGGTAACTTCTGGGATTCATCTTGGGCTATCAGATTGTTGAAGTCTTCTTCGCGTTTTGGTGATTCTAGCTACACCGTTTCGATATACCGCAGCATTGGCAAGCTTTACTGCGCAAATCCCGTCTTTAAGGCTTATTTGGTCTCGTCTTCTCCGAAACAAGCGTTGGGGTTTTACTTCGATATActaagatttggttttgttcctGATTCATACACCTTCGTTTCGTTGATTAGTTGTATTGAGAAGACTTGTTGCGTTGATTCTGGTAAAATGTGTCATGGGCAAGCCATTAAGCATGGATGCGATCAAGTTTTGCCTGTTCAAAATTCGTTAATGCATATGTATACTTGTTGTGGTGCTTTGGATCTTGCAAAGAAGCTGTTTGTTGAAATTCCTAAGAGAGATATTGTGTCCTGGAACTCTATAATAGCTGGGATGGTGAGGAATGGTGATGTTTTGGCTGCACACAAgttgttcgatgaaatgcctgacaaaaacattatttcttGGAATATCATGATTAGTGCTTATTTGGGTGCGAATAATCCTGGAGTTTCCATTAGTTTGTTCCGTGAGATGGTCAGAGCAGGGTTCCAAGGAAATGAGAGTAcgttggttttgttgttgaatgcTTGTGGTAGATCAGCTAGATTGAAGGAAGGTAGGTCGGTTCATGCTTCTTTGATAAGAACCTTTCTGAATTCGAGTGTAGTTATTGATACAGCTCTTATTGACATGTATGGAAAGTGCAAGGAAGTAGGTTTAGCACGTAGGATATTCGATAGTCTATCTATTAGAAACAAAGTTACTTGGAATGTGATGATATTGGCACATTGTCTTCACGGGCGTCCTGAAGGTGGGCTCGAGTTATTTGAAGCCATGATCAATGGTATGCTTAGACCCGATGAAGTGACATTTGTTGGTGTTCTCTGCGGTTGTGCTAGAGCTGGGCTTGTTTCTCAAGGACAAAGTTACTATTCTCTGATGGTTGATGAGTTCCAGATCAAACCCAACTTTGGACACCAATGGTGCATGGCTAATCTTTACTCCAGCGCCGGGTTCcctgaagaagcagaggaagctCTGAAGAATCTGCCAGATGAAGATGTGACACCAGAATCTACAAAGTGGGCAAACTTGCTCAGCTCGTCGCGTTTTACAGGAAACCCGACTCTAGGGGAGAGCATTGCCAAGTCCCTGATAGAGACAGATCCTTTGAACTACAAGTATTACCATTTGCTGATGAATATTTACAGTGTTACGGGACGGTGGGAGGATGTTAATAGAGTGAGAGAGATGGTGAAGGAGAGGAAAATAGGACGAATACCCGGGTGTGGCCTTGTGGACTTGAAGGAGATAGTCCATGGCCTTAGACTAGGAtgcaaagaagcagaaaaggTGTTCACTGAGACTAGTTTAGAAAAATGCTACAGTGATTCACCGTCATAA
- a CDS encoding Eukaryotic aspartyl protease family protein, translating to MVVARQVFVLLSLLVVCWGLERCEASGKFSFEVHHMFSDRVKQSLGLDDLVPEKGSLEYFKVLAQRDRLIRGRGLASNNEETPITFMRGNRTISIDLLGFLHYANVSVGTPATWFLVALDTGSDLFWLPCNCGSTCIRDLKEVGLSQSRPLNLYSPNTSSTSSSIRCSDDRCFGSSRCSSPASSCPYQIQYLSKDTFTTGTLFEDVLHLVTEDEGLEPVKANITLGCGKNQTGFLQSSAAVNGLLGLGLKDYSVPSILAKAKITANSFSMCFGNIIDVVGRISFGDKGYTDQMETPLLPTEPSPTYAVSVTEVSVGGDAVGVQLLALFDTGTSFTHLLEPEYGLITKAFDDHVTDKRRPIDPELPFEFCYDLSPNKTTILFPRVAMTFEGGSQMFLRNPLFIVWNEDNSAMYCLGILKSVDFKINIIGRKYHNTEIYTVDIQYIELTQTKKRA from the exons ATGGTCGTTGCACGCCAAGTGTTTGTGTTATTGTCTCTGTTAGTTGTGTGTTGGGGATTGGAGAGATGTGAGGCTTCTGGGAAGTTTAGCTTTGAAGTTCACCATATGTTCTCTGATAGGGTCAAGCAAAGTCTTGGACTTGACGATCTAGTGCCGGAAAAGGGAAGTTTGGAGTACTTCAAGGTTTTGGCACAGCGTGATCGGTTGATCAGAGGTCGAGGTCTTGCCTCCAACAACGAAGAAACCCCTATTACTTTCATGCGGGGAAATCGCACGATTTCAATCGACCTTCTGGGATT CTTGCACTACGCCAATGTCTCTGTGGGAACACCGGCCACTTGGTTCCTGGTGGCTCTGGACACCGGAAGcgatttgttttggttgccTTGCAATTGCGGTTCCACTTGTATCCGTGACTTGAAAGAAGTTGGACTTTCACAG AGTCGACCACTCAATCTATACAGCCCCAACACATCTTCTACAAGTTCAAGCATTAGATGCAGTGATGACCGTTGTTTTGGGTCGAGCCGGTGTTCTTCTCCTGCAAGTAGTTGCCCTTATCAGATCCAGTACCTTTCTAAGGACACCTTTACCACCGGGACATTGTTTGAGGATGTATTGCATTTGGTCACAGAGGACGAGGGTTTAGAGCCTGTTAAAGCTAATATCACGCTTGG TTGCGGTAAGAATCAGACAGGTTTTCTCCAGAGTAGTGCGGCTGTTAATGGTCTTCTCGGGCTAGGTTTGAAAGATTACTCTGTTCCGAGCATACTGGCAAAAGCAAAAATCACTGCAAACTCTTTCTCAATGTGTTTCGGGAATATCATTGACGTTGTCGGAAGAATCAGCTTCGGTGACAAAGGATACACAGACCAGATGGAGACGCCACTACTTCCTACCGAACCAAG TCCGACATATGCTGTGAGTGTGACCGAAGTATCTGTAGGGGGAGATGCTGTTGGGGTTCAGCTGCTAGCTCTCTTCGACACTGGAACATCATTTACACATTTACTAGAACCAGAATATGGTCTTATTACCAAAGCT TTTGACGATCATGTCACTGACAAGCGACGTCCGATTGATCCTGAGCTTCCATTTGAGTTCTGTTACGACTTAAG tccaaacaaaacaaccattttattCCCCAGAGTAGCGATGACTTTTGAAGGAGGATCCCAAATGTTTCTGAGAAATCCGCTTTTCATAGTGTGGAATGAG GACAATAGCGCCATGTACTGCTTGGGTATTCTGAAGAGCGTGGATTTCAAGATTAACATTATCGGACGTAAGTATCACAATACTGAGATTTACACTGTAGATATTCAATATATAGAATTGAcgcagacaaaaaaaagagcatAG
- a CDS encoding Eukaryotic aspartyl protease family protein (Eukaryotic aspartyl protease family protein; FUNCTIONS IN: aspartic-type endopeptidase activity; INVOLVED IN: proteolysis; LOCATED IN: anchored to membrane; EXPRESSED IN: 7 plant structures; EXPRESSED DURING: LP.06 six leaves visible, LP.04 four leaves visible, LP.10 ten leaves visible, 4 leaf senescence stage, LP.08 eight leaves visible; CONTAINS InterPro DOMAIN/s: Peptidase aspartic (InterPro:IPR021109), Peptidase aspartic, catalytic (InterPro:IPR009007), Peptidase A1 (InterPro:IPR001461), Peptidase aspartic, active site (InterPro:IPR001969); BEST Arabidopsis thaliana protein match is: Eukaryotic aspartyl protease family protein (TAIR:AT3G51350.1); Has 2269 Blast hits to 2259 proteins in 198 species: Archae - 0; Bacteria - 13; Metazoa - 189; Fungi - 203; Plants - 1703; Viruses - 2; Other Eukaryotes - 159 (source: NCBI BLink).) codes for MVVARQVFVLLSLLVVCWGLERCEASGKFSFEVHHMFSDRVKQSLGLDDLVPEKGSLEYFKVLAQRDRLIRGRGLASNNEETPITFMRGNRTISIDLLGFLHYANVSVGTPATWFLVALDTGSDLFWLPCNCGSTCIRDLKEVGLSQSRPLNLYSPNTSSTSSSIRCSDDRCFGSSRCSSPASSCPYQIQYLSKDTFTTGTLFEDVLHLVTEDEGLEPVKANITLGCGKNQTGFLQSSAAVNGLLGLGLKDYSVPSILAKAKITANSFSMCFGNIIDVVGRISFGDKGYTDQMETPLLPTEPSPTYAVSVTEVSVGGDAVGVQLLALFDTGTSFTHLLEPEYGLITKAFDDHVTDKRRPIDPELPFEFCYDLSPNKTTILFPRVAMTFEGGSQMFLRNPLFIVWNEDNSAMYCLGILKSVDFKINIIGQNFMSGYRIVFDRERMILGWKRSDCFEDESLESTTPPPPETEAPSPSASTPLPSLLPPPAAATPPQIDPRNSTRNSGTGTAANLVPLASQLLLLLPLLAFL; via the exons ATGGTCGTTGCACGCCAAGTGTTTGTGTTATTGTCTCTGTTAGTTGTGTGTTGGGGATTGGAGAGATGTGAGGCTTCTGGGAAGTTTAGCTTTGAAGTTCACCATATGTTCTCTGATAGGGTCAAGCAAAGTCTTGGACTTGACGATCTAGTGCCGGAAAAGGGAAGTTTGGAGTACTTCAAGGTTTTGGCACAGCGTGATCGGTTGATCAGAGGTCGAGGTCTTGCCTCCAACAACGAAGAAACCCCTATTACTTTCATGCGGGGAAATCGCACGATTTCAATCGACCTTCTGGGATT CTTGCACTACGCCAATGTCTCTGTGGGAACACCGGCCACTTGGTTCCTGGTGGCTCTGGACACCGGAAGcgatttgttttggttgccTTGCAATTGCGGTTCCACTTGTATCCGTGACTTGAAAGAAGTTGGACTTTCACAG AGTCGACCACTCAATCTATACAGCCCCAACACATCTTCTACAAGTTCAAGCATTAGATGCAGTGATGACCGTTGTTTTGGGTCGAGCCGGTGTTCTTCTCCTGCAAGTAGTTGCCCTTATCAGATCCAGTACCTTTCTAAGGACACCTTTACCACCGGGACATTGTTTGAGGATGTATTGCATTTGGTCACAGAGGACGAGGGTTTAGAGCCTGTTAAAGCTAATATCACGCTTGG TTGCGGTAAGAATCAGACAGGTTTTCTCCAGAGTAGTGCGGCTGTTAATGGTCTTCTCGGGCTAGGTTTGAAAGATTACTCTGTTCCGAGCATACTGGCAAAAGCAAAAATCACTGCAAACTCTTTCTCAATGTGTTTCGGGAATATCATTGACGTTGTCGGAAGAATCAGCTTCGGTGACAAAGGATACACAGACCAGATGGAGACGCCACTACTTCCTACCGAACCAAG TCCGACATATGCTGTGAGTGTGACCGAAGTATCTGTAGGGGGAGATGCTGTTGGGGTTCAGCTGCTAGCTCTCTTCGACACTGGAACATCATTTACACATTTACTAGAACCAGAATATGGTCTTATTACCAAAGCT TTTGACGATCATGTCACTGACAAGCGACGTCCGATTGATCCTGAGCTTCCATTTGAGTTCTGTTACGACTTAAG tccaaacaaaacaaccattttattCCCCAGAGTAGCGATGACTTTTGAAGGAGGATCCCAAATGTTTCTGAGAAATCCGCTTTTCATAGTGTGGAATGAG GACAATAGCGCCATGTACTGCTTGGGTATTCTGAAGAGCGTGGATTTCAAGATTAACATTATCGGAC AGAACTTCATGTCTGGCTACCGCATTGTATTCGACCGGGAGAGGATGATTTTGGGTTGGAAACGGTCTGATT GTTTTGAAGATGAAAGCTTGGAATCAACGACTCCTCCACCACCAGAGACTGAAGCTCCTTCACCAAGTGCCTCCACTCCGTTACCtagtcttcttcctcctcctgctGCAGCTACACCTCCCCAAATAGACCCTCGTAACTCTACCAGAAACTCTGGCACAGGCACTGCAGCCAATCTAGTCCCTCTCGCATCTCAACTCCTACTTCTCCTACCTCTTTTGGCCTTCCTCTGA
- the VPS35C gene encoding VPS35 homolog C (VPS35 homolog C (VPS35C); FUNCTIONS IN: molecular_function unknown; INVOLVED IN: intracellular protein transport, endosome to lysosome transport, retrograde transport, endosome to Golgi; LOCATED IN: microsome, retromer complex, membrane, multivesicular body; EXPRESSED IN: 23 plant structures; EXPRESSED DURING: 13 growth stages; CONTAINS InterPro DOMAIN/s: Vacuolar protein sorting-associated protein 35 (InterPro:IPR005378); BEST Arabidopsis thaliana protein match is: VPS35 homolog A (TAIR:AT2G17790.1); Has 30201 Blast hits to 17322 proteins in 780 species: Archae - 12; Bacteria - 1396; Metazoa - 17338; Fungi - 3422; Plants - 5037; Viruses - 0; Other Eukaryotes - 2996 (source: NCBI BLink).) produces MIADDDEKWLAAAIAAVKQNAFYMQRAIDSNNLKDALKFSAQMLSELRTSKLSPHKYYELYMRVFNELGTLEIFFKEETGRGCSIAELYELVQHAGNILPRLYLLCTIGSVYIKSKDVTATDILKDLVEMCRAVQHPLRGLFLRSYLAQVTRDKLPSIGSDLEGDGDAHMNALEFVLQNFTEMNKLWVRMQHQGPSREKEKREKERNELRDLVGKNLHVLSQLEGVDLGIYRDTVLPRILEQVVNCKDELAQCYLMDCIIQVFPDDFHLQTLDVLLGACPQLQPSVDIKTVLSGLMERLSNYAASSVEALPNFLQVEAFSKLNYAIGKVVEAQADLPAAASVTLYLFLLKFTLHVYSDRLDYVDQVLGSCVTQLSATGKLCDDKAAKQIVAFLSAPLEKYNNVVTILKLTNYPLVMEYLDRETNKAMAIILVQSVFKNNTHIATADEVDALFELAKGLMKDFDGTIDDEIDEEDFQEEQNLVARLVNKLYIDDPEEMSKIIFTVRKHIVAGGPKRLPLTIPPLVFSALKLIRRLRGGDENPFGDDASATPKRILQLLSETVEVLSDVSAPDLALRLYLQCAQAANNCELETVAYEFFTKAYLLYEEEISDSKAQVTALRLIIGTLQRMRVFNVENRDTLTHKATGYSARLLRKPDQCRAVYECAHLFWADECENLKDGERVVLCLKRAQRIADAVQQMANASRGTSSTGSVSLYVELLNKYLYFLEKGNQQVTGDTIKSLAELIKSETKKVESGAEPFINSTLRYIEFQRQQEDGGMNEKYEKIKMEWFE; encoded by the exons ATGATCGCCGACGACGATGAGAAGTGGCTTGCCGCCGCAATCGCCGCCGTTAAGCAAAATGCTTTCTATATGCAGCGCGCTATC GACTCCAACAATCTCAAAGACGCTCTAAAGTTTTCTGCTCAAATGCTCAGCGAGCTTCGTACTTCCAAGCTTTCTCCTCATAAATACTATGAACTCT ATATGCGAGTTTTTAATGAATTGGGGACTTTGGAGATATTCTTCAAGGAAGAGACGGGACGTGGTTGCTCCATCGCAGAGCTCTACGAGTTAGTTCAGCATGCCGGTAACATTTTGCCAAGATt GTATCTTTTATGTACCATAGGATCTGTATATATCAAATCCAAGGATGTTACTGCTACGGATATACTTAAGGATCTTGTTGAAATGTGTCGAGCTGTTCAACATCCCTTGCGTGGTCTTTTCTTGAGAAGTTATCTTGCTCAAGTTACTAGGGATAAGTTACCCAGCATTGGTTCTGACTTGGAAGG AGATGGTGATGCACACATGAATGCTTTAGAGTTCGTGCTTCAAAATTTTACCGAGATGAACAAATTATGGGTTCGAATGCAACATCAG GGACCTAGTCGGGAGAAAGAAAAACGTGAGAAAGAAAGGAATGAACTACGTGATCTT GTTGGTAAGAACCTTCATGTACTGAGTCAGTTAGAAGGTGTTGACCTTGGAATCTACAGAGATACTGTTCTTCCTAGAATACTGGAGCAG GTTGTCAACTGTAAGGATGAACTTGCACAGTGCTACCTTATGGATTGCATTATTCAAGTCTTTCCTGATGATTTTCACCTTCAAACTCTCGATGTATTATTGGGAGCTTGTCCACAACTTCAG CCGTCTGTTGATATCAAGACGGTTCTTTCGGGTCTAATGGAAAGGCTTTCGAACTATGCTGCATCCAGTGTGGAAGCATTGCCTAATTTCCTGCAAGTAGAAGCCTTTTCAAAGTTAAATTATGCCATTGGGAAG GTTGTAGAAGCACAGGCGGACTTGCCGGCCGCAGCATCTGTAACAttgtatttgtttcttctaaaattCACTCTCCATGTCTATTCCGATCGTCTGGACTATGTGGACCAAGTTTTG gGATCATGTGTTACTCAACTATCTGCCACAGGAAAGCTTTGTGATGACAAGGCAGCAAAACAGATCGTCGCATTTCTTAGCGCTCCATTGGAAAAGTATAATAATGTAGTAACTATCTTGAAGCTTACCAACTATCCTCTAGTAATGGAATACCTTGACCGTGAGACAAACAAAGCAATGGCAATCATTCTAGTTCAGAgcgtttttaaaaataatactcACATTGCTACTGCTGATGAG GTCGATGCATTGTTTGAACTGGCAAAGGGTCTCATGAAGGATTTTGACGGAACAATTGATGATGAG attgatgaagaagatttccAGGAAGAGCAGAACCTTGTTGCACGGCTTGTTAACAAGCTCTACATTGATGATCCAGAAGAAATGTCTAAG ATTATTTTCACTGTAAGGAAGCACATCGTGGCTGGAGGACCTAAGCGTTTGCCTTTAACTATACCACCCCTTGTCTTTTCCGCGCTCaag TTAATTCGGCGACTGCGAGGTGGAGATGAAAACCCATTTGGAGATGATGCATCAGCAACACCGAAGAGAATTCTACAGCTGTTAAGCGAG ACGGTGGAAGTTCTATCTGATGTTTCCGCACCTGATTTGGCATTGCGCCTCTACTTGCAGTGTGCTCAG GCAGCAAATAACTGTGAGTTAGAAACAGTTGCTTATGAGTTCTTCACAAAGGCATATCTTCtgtatgaagaagaaatttca GATTCAAAGGCACAAGTAACAGCACTACGTTTAATAATAGGGACACTCCAGAGGATGCGTGTATTTAATGTTGAGAACAGAGATACTCTGACTCACAAGGCGACAGGG TATTCTGCAAGACTCCTAAGGAAGCCAGATCAGTGTAGAGCTGTTTATGAATGTGCGCATCTCTTCTGGGCTGACGAATGCGAGAACCTGAAAGATGGAGAGAG GGTTGTGCTTTGCCTGAAGAGGGCACAAAGGATTGCAGATGCTGTTCAACAAATGGCCAACGCATCCCGTGGTACCAGTAGCACTGGGTCGGTGTCTCTATATGTCGAACTGCTGAACAA GTATCTCTACTTCCTGGAGAAAGGAAACCAACAAGTAACAGGCGATACAATCAAGAGCTTAGCTGAATTAATCAAAAGCGAGACAAAGAAGGTTGAGTCAGGCGCAGAGCCATTCATAAATAGTACTCTACGTTACATCGAGTTTCAGAGACAGCAAGAAGATGGTGGCATGAATGAGAAATAcgagaaaatcaaaatggaATGGTTTGAATGA
- a CDS encoding Eukaryotic aspartyl protease family protein → MVVARQVFVLLSLLVVCWGLERCEASGKFSFEVHHMFSDRVKQSLGLDDLVPEKGSLEYFKVLAQRDRLIRGRGLASNNEETPITFMRGNRTISIDLLGFLHYANVSVGTPATWFLVALDTGSDLFWLPCNCGSTCIRDLKEVGLSQSRPLNLYSPNTSSTSSSIRCSDDRCFGSSRCSSPASSCPYQIQYLSKDTFTTGTLFEDVLHLVTEDEGLEPVKANITLGCGKNQTGFLQSSAAVNGLLGLGLKDYSVPSILAKAKITANSFSMCFGNIIDVVGRISFGDKGYTDQMETPLLPTEPSPTYAVSVTEVSVGGDAVGVQLLALFDTGTSFTHLLEPEYGLITKAFDDHVTDKRRPIDPELPFEFCYDLSPNKTTILFPRVAMTFEGGSQMFLRNPLFIVWNEDNSAMYCLGILKSVDFKINIIGQNFMSGYRIVFDRERMILGWKRSDCK, encoded by the exons ATGGTCGTTGCACGCCAAGTGTTTGTGTTATTGTCTCTGTTAGTTGTGTGTTGGGGATTGGAGAGATGTGAGGCTTCTGGGAAGTTTAGCTTTGAAGTTCACCATATGTTCTCTGATAGGGTCAAGCAAAGTCTTGGACTTGACGATCTAGTGCCGGAAAAGGGAAGTTTGGAGTACTTCAAGGTTTTGGCACAGCGTGATCGGTTGATCAGAGGTCGAGGTCTTGCCTCCAACAACGAAGAAACCCCTATTACTTTCATGCGGGGAAATCGCACGATTTCAATCGACCTTCTGGGATT CTTGCACTACGCCAATGTCTCTGTGGGAACACCGGCCACTTGGTTCCTGGTGGCTCTGGACACCGGAAGcgatttgttttggttgccTTGCAATTGCGGTTCCACTTGTATCCGTGACTTGAAAGAAGTTGGACTTTCACAG AGTCGACCACTCAATCTATACAGCCCCAACACATCTTCTACAAGTTCAAGCATTAGATGCAGTGATGACCGTTGTTTTGGGTCGAGCCGGTGTTCTTCTCCTGCAAGTAGTTGCCCTTATCAGATCCAGTACCTTTCTAAGGACACCTTTACCACCGGGACATTGTTTGAGGATGTATTGCATTTGGTCACAGAGGACGAGGGTTTAGAGCCTGTTAAAGCTAATATCACGCTTGG TTGCGGTAAGAATCAGACAGGTTTTCTCCAGAGTAGTGCGGCTGTTAATGGTCTTCTCGGGCTAGGTTTGAAAGATTACTCTGTTCCGAGCATACTGGCAAAAGCAAAAATCACTGCAAACTCTTTCTCAATGTGTTTCGGGAATATCATTGACGTTGTCGGAAGAATCAGCTTCGGTGACAAAGGATACACAGACCAGATGGAGACGCCACTACTTCCTACCGAACCAAG TCCGACATATGCTGTGAGTGTGACCGAAGTATCTGTAGGGGGAGATGCTGTTGGGGTTCAGCTGCTAGCTCTCTTCGACACTGGAACATCATTTACACATTTACTAGAACCAGAATATGGTCTTATTACCAAAGCT TTTGACGATCATGTCACTGACAAGCGACGTCCGATTGATCCTGAGCTTCCATTTGAGTTCTGTTACGACTTAAG tccaaacaaaacaaccattttattCCCCAGAGTAGCGATGACTTTTGAAGGAGGATCCCAAATGTTTCTGAGAAATCCGCTTTTCATAGTGTGGAATGAG GACAATAGCGCCATGTACTGCTTGGGTATTCTGAAGAGCGTGGATTTCAAGATTAACATTATCGGAC AGAACTTCATGTCTGGCTACCGCATTGTATTCGACCGGGAGAGGATGATTTTGGGTTGGAAACGGTCTGATTGTAAGTGA